The following proteins are encoded in a genomic region of Alphaproteobacteria bacterium:
- a CDS encoding MotA/TolQ/ExbB proton channel family protein, producing the protein MSRGLPTSFSGIFDIGGTTFYVLIALSIYVTAIFIYKVYQVISMRLYSKHSLDDAIAALRNSDPLSVENILPAVHKHPAEQLITYGLALKQEGHLSKEAFELELKHQGERSLESIQSHMKGLEFVTQAAPLLGLLGTVIGMVHAFAVIAASGNKVDPSMLAEGIWQALITTIAGLVIAIPALAMQYWLSSQLDTIRNIMTQACEALILLPSHIERKETPYNHGDAHAESHEEFDAVEHLVKLAMTVAGHESYSQDITAEEPKSASKVVSLAREKSKKLKRPQPVAASDVAAVSEPVANDSPARSHAKEAKEDEFSLPIEEGGYLFPGSLTAMSTESLENAEIAGEEKPRKRAVRKKKTESI; encoded by the coding sequence ATGTCTCGCGGTTTACCTACCAGTTTTTCGGGAATATTCGATATTGGTGGCACAACTTTTTATGTGCTGATAGCGTTATCTATTTATGTGACCGCTATTTTTATCTATAAAGTGTATCAAGTTATCTCCATGCGTTTATATAGTAAACATTCATTGGATGATGCCATTGCTGCACTTAGGAATAGTGATCCGTTATCGGTAGAAAATATATTGCCTGCGGTGCATAAGCATCCTGCCGAGCAGTTGATTACCTATGGTCTAGCCCTTAAGCAAGAAGGCCATCTTAGCAAGGAAGCCTTTGAACTTGAGCTTAAGCATCAAGGTGAGCGTAGTTTAGAATCGATCCAGTCACACATGAAAGGACTGGAGTTTGTTACCCAGGCTGCACCGCTGCTTGGTTTGCTTGGTACGGTGATTGGCATGGTGCATGCATTCGCGGTTATTGCCGCATCGGGAAATAAAGTAGATCCATCGATGTTGGCAGAAGGTATCTGGCAAGCACTGATTACCACCATTGCTGGATTGGTGATTGCGATACCTGCACTGGCTATGCAATATTGGTTAAGTTCGCAGCTGGATACGATCCGCAATATTATGACCCAGGCATGTGAGGCTTTGATCCTTTTGCCATCGCATATTGAGCGAAAAGAAACGCCTTATAATCATGGTGACGCACACGCAGAAAGCCATGAAGAATTTGATGCGGTTGAACATCTGGTTAAATTGGCCATGACGGTTGCCGGCCATGAGAGTTATTCTCAAGACATTACCGCTGAGGAGCCTAAATCAGCATCAAAGGTTGTTTCACTTGCGCGCGAAAAATCAAAGAAACTTAAACGTCCGCAACCTGTCGCTGCTTCAGATGTCGCTGCCGTTTCCGAGCCCGTGGCTAATGATTCACCAGCACGGTCTCATGCTAAAGAAGCCAAAGAAGACGAATTCAGCCTTCCTATCGAAGAGGGTGGTTATCTTTTTCCCGGTAGTTTAACAGCCATGTCCACGGAGTCTCTGGAGAATGCTGAAATTGCTGGCGAAGAGAAGCCAAGGAAGCGAGCTGTACGCAAGAAAAAAACAGAGTCAATCTAG
- a CDS encoding 50S ribosomal protein L11 methyltransferase, protein MPNHAPTIECWIIHFEVPAEASMIVSEWFNDGILVDEGEGEFLLYVESAPQHDEWQQRFIELAEVAQIANRIPFEILPVQAEDWVAKTQIKNFCLEIGRFVIYDPFYQGEVPQAHIPICVDAQFSFGAGDHPTTKGCLLALDEITHRDFTPLSMLDIGCGTGILSIAMGKLWHGPILASDIKSTAVDATRENTSLNGLTNRISCIEADGLRHPSFKEYAPYQLVCANVLAPVLVDIAASLDTLIAPSCTIILSGILLHQADQVVAAYALLGFIEHKRFPIGDWVTLSLSR, encoded by the coding sequence ATGCCCAACCACGCGCCAACCATTGAATGCTGGATCATTCATTTTGAGGTTCCTGCTGAAGCTTCTATGATTGTAAGTGAATGGTTTAACGATGGTATCCTGGTGGATGAAGGTGAAGGTGAGTTTCTTCTGTATGTAGAGTCCGCTCCACAGCACGACGAATGGCAGCAGCGCTTTATAGAACTTGCCGAAGTCGCGCAGATTGCCAACCGCATCCCATTTGAGATCTTACCGGTACAGGCAGAGGATTGGGTTGCCAAAACGCAAATCAAAAATTTCTGCCTTGAAATCGGCAGGTTCGTGATTTACGACCCCTTCTATCAAGGTGAGGTTCCCCAAGCCCATATCCCCATTTGCGTAGACGCACAATTTAGCTTTGGAGCTGGTGACCATCCTACCACCAAAGGATGCCTGCTTGCCCTAGATGAAATTACCCATCGCGATTTCACTCCCCTATCCATGCTTGATATAGGATGCGGTACGGGCATTCTCTCTATCGCTATGGGCAAACTCTGGCATGGGCCCATTTTAGCTTCGGATATTAAATCTACCGCCGTCGATGCCACTCGTGAAAACACATCTCTTAATGGACTTACCAACCGCATTTCCTGCATTGAAGCCGATGGGCTTCGCCATCCTTCCTTTAAAGAATATGCACCGTATCAATTAGTTTGCGCTAATGTGCTTGCCCCCGTATTAGTTGATATAGCCGCTTCATTGGATACATTAATTGCCCCCAGCTGCACGATTATTTTATCTGGAATCTTACTGCATCAGGCCGATCAGGTTGTTGCTGCCTATGCGTTGTTGGGTTTTATCGAACATAAGCGCTTCCCCATTGGCGATTGGGTAACCTTATCCTTATCGCGCTAA
- a CDS encoding heme exporter protein CcmB: MTRLLMVLHREWTMAFKHQGNVFYFLAFMVVSVSLFPFAFGVESHSLTELAPGIIWLTTLFAAMMSLPHLLEKDYEDGVLEQMVLQGVHPAFLIFLKILTHWLLTGVVVVVVTPVFGLLLALPESMQQSIALSVLCGSPAISLVGVGLASLMLGVSRASRFLPIIVFPLQIPLIVLGVAASKGQIGLVSLVGLDLFLLPLALVCGAYALRHALAR; the protein is encoded by the coding sequence GTGACACGATTACTTATGGTATTGCATCGCGAATGGACGATGGCGTTTAAGCACCAAGGCAATGTGTTTTACTTTCTTGCATTCATGGTGGTGTCGGTTAGTTTGTTTCCATTTGCTTTTGGTGTTGAATCACACAGTTTAACCGAGCTGGCTCCAGGCATTATCTGGTTGACTACTTTATTTGCCGCGATGATGTCACTGCCGCATCTGTTAGAGAAAGATTATGAGGATGGCGTATTAGAACAAATGGTCCTACAGGGTGTCCATCCAGCTTTTTTGATTTTTCTTAAAATCCTGACCCATTGGTTGTTAACCGGTGTGGTGGTGGTGGTGGTGACCCCGGTGTTTGGACTATTATTGGCGTTGCCAGAATCGATGCAGCAATCGATTGCACTTTCGGTTTTGTGTGGATCGCCTGCGATCAGTTTGGTGGGGGTAGGCTTAGCAAGCCTTATGTTAGGAGTATCCAGGGCTAGCCGTTTTTTGCCGATAATTGTTTTTCCCTTGCAGATTCCGCTCATTGTTTTGGGTGTGGCTGCAAGCAAAGGCCAGATTGGCCTGGTCAGCTTGGTGGGGCTGGATTTGTTTTTGCTGCCATTGGCATTGGTATGCGGGGCGTATGCGTTACGCCATGCGTTAGCGCGATAA
- the ccmA gene encoding heme ABC exporter ATP-binding protein CcmA, with protein sequence MLTCENLWAVRNNKRLFYEWGCTIGDGAIVVVKGPNGCGKSTLLRMMAGLRRPDRGDIYWGNYSIFHFYDEYCPSRQYLGHRLGITPEQTVLQNIEFFASLAQSPQMVAPAIHYFDLQEKMNIPCHQLSMGWLKRVALARVMACYSKIWLLDEPYTHLDDAGKRSLSHLITTRTKEGGIVILTSHETLSLDYTLEVDLNLFKEDV encoded by the coding sequence ATGCTAACGTGCGAAAATTTATGGGCTGTCCGCAATAATAAACGTCTCTTTTATGAATGGGGATGCACTATTGGTGATGGCGCTATTGTGGTGGTCAAAGGTCCAAATGGCTGCGGTAAGTCGACGTTGCTCAGGATGATGGCGGGATTGCGCCGGCCAGATCGTGGTGATATTTATTGGGGCAATTATTCAATCTTCCATTTTTATGACGAATATTGCCCATCACGGCAATATCTTGGCCATCGGCTTGGGATTACGCCAGAACAAACCGTATTACAGAATATCGAGTTTTTTGCCTCGCTGGCCCAGTCGCCACAAATGGTTGCACCAGCAATCCATTATTTTGATTTGCAGGAAAAAATGAATATACCGTGCCACCAGCTTTCCATGGGATGGTTAAAACGGGTGGCCCTGGCACGGGTAATGGCATGTTATAGTAAAATTTGGTTGCTTGATGAGCCTTACACCCATTTAGATGATGCAGGTAAGCGTTCGCTCAGCCACTTAATTACCACCCGCACGAAAGAAGGCGGTATTGTGATTCTAACCAGCCATGAAACATTGTCCCTGGATTATACATTGGAAGTGGATTTGAATCTCTTCAAGGAGGATGTGTGA